A region from the uncultured Stenotrophomonas sp. genome encodes:
- a CDS encoding conserved hypothetical protein (Evidence 4 : Homologs of previously reported genes of unknown function): protein MIDRKWKHMRWAVITLLALATVAGCKRNESGQLPGASGEAIQAKQEEVKGFALVRTWPDQKGGELALAVEFSRPLVGTQDFDKLLRFEEKVGTEDSSWSLSDDGKTLRYPYVEAAKDYTLVVSADLLAADGSRLGKDVRQQVFTGELTPAAGFASQGSVLPARDSRGLPVVSVNVPEVDVEFLRVTEKNLPAFFSQYQRGGRRGSWELDSDYGNHTPISQLAEPVYVNRFVLGGKPNERMLTYLPIQDVKELQQPGLYFAVMKRTGSFDNEYDTAFFTVSDIGLHTRAYKDTLFVHTASLASGAAAKRVDLRVVDAKGETILKGQTDANGNALLNYTLDAGHVLVAASGSDTTMLPFNQPALDLSEFAVAGRQNAWFDVFAWSGRDLYRPGETVRVSALLRDNDGKPVKAQPVFLRLKQPDGKVFRETRLQPGEQGYFAFEQAIPAEAPTGRWQVEFRTDPASKEAVQGMTLRIEEFLPERMKLDLDSAQKTLKPGEPLKLQADAAYLYGAPADGNRFTARLAVAVEQHPVEAMAGWFFGDPTVELPREANDVIDTALPRDGKLRQDIALPEETGKGTPVAVVVSGSVYETGGRTVTRTLKRVLWPAPALVAVRPLFDDKDGADANANARFELLRVDADGTPQPAKGLKVTLVRELRDYHWSFNDNRWDYDFTRRFENRETRTLDAGETSVKFDFPVEWGEYRVDVFDPATGLTVRYPFRAGWSWNDDNRGLDARPDKVKLALDKTGYKAGDTLKVTLTPPHAGRGVLMVESDKMLYVQDIEAKPGSTFEIPVTQDWERHDVYVTALVFRGGSAPSRITPARAVGVAHVPMERGNRRVEVGLVAPKQMRPEQPMAVTVSVPELAGKPAHVTVSAVDVGILNITRFPVPDAPAHFFAQRRLGVDAYDIYGRVIESFEGNSGKLKFGGDMALQALPQAKRPTARVQTVDLFSGPVKLDAKGNARIELPVPDFNGTLRVSALVYADDRYGNRDVETLVRAPILAEASMPRVMAPGDRSTVTLDVQNFTGKPGEFTVRVDGEGPLAIGESSRKVQLAADAKQTLSFPLNAQEGYTVAKVRVRVDGNGFKVDRRYDLPVRAAWPQVLRAQTRTLDPLAPVTLDSGSASGLMAGSVNARMLVSALPPIPFASALQGALNYPYGCAEQTTSKGYAALLLDETTSTMLGADGLDAKARRERMEGAFGRLASMQVANGNFSMWGNDDYVNPALTPYIAEFLLDAKDAGFAVPDSVLQKALNRISEDLLSGGNQFYGQERRDALKFANQAYSGYVLARVNRAPLGTLRALYDNERDKAVTGLSLVHLGMALSLQGDGKRGQAAIAAGFAKDGSDRPAYFGDYGSRLRDDALMIALLHERGLSKPAYDARAVALGRELDARRNSGWLWLSTQEKVALARLGKALMVDQKKLVSGELAVGNGSEAIGERKAFARVFDAAQLAQGVRFTPQGQAPMFASLEVAGIPRQAPAPDNSVIGIERAWYTTDGKPWTPRPLKEGEALIVRLSVTANTTMPDALLTDLLPAGLEIENFNLGDAKQWADVVVDGIRISDRSGEADARHEEFRDDRYVTALNLRRGRTARVFYLVRAVTPGTYTVPPPLAEDMYRPELRGVGRSNPSTITVVQP from the coding sequence ATGATCGACAGGAAGTGGAAGCACATGCGCTGGGCCGTCATCACGCTGCTGGCGCTGGCAACGGTGGCCGGCTGCAAGCGCAACGAGAGCGGTCAGCTCCCCGGCGCCAGTGGCGAGGCGATCCAGGCCAAGCAGGAAGAGGTCAAGGGATTCGCGCTGGTGCGCACCTGGCCGGACCAGAAGGGTGGCGAGCTGGCGCTGGCGGTGGAGTTCTCGCGGCCGCTGGTCGGCACGCAGGACTTCGACAAGCTGCTGCGCTTCGAGGAGAAGGTCGGTACCGAGGACAGCAGCTGGTCACTGTCCGACGATGGCAAGACCCTGCGCTACCCCTATGTCGAGGCGGCAAAAGACTACACCCTGGTCGTGTCGGCCGACCTGCTCGCCGCCGATGGCAGCCGCCTCGGCAAGGACGTGCGCCAGCAGGTGTTCACCGGTGAACTGACGCCCGCGGCCGGCTTCGCCTCGCAGGGCAGTGTGCTGCCGGCGCGCGACAGCCGCGGCCTGCCGGTGGTGTCGGTGAACGTGCCCGAGGTGGACGTCGAGTTCCTGCGGGTGACCGAGAAGAATCTGCCGGCATTCTTCAGCCAGTACCAGCGCGGCGGCCGCCGCGGCAGCTGGGAGCTGGACAGCGACTACGGCAACCACACGCCGATCTCGCAGTTGGCCGAGCCGGTCTACGTCAACCGCTTCGTGCTTGGCGGCAAGCCCAACGAGCGGATGCTGACCTACCTGCCGATCCAGGACGTCAAGGAACTGCAGCAGCCGGGCCTGTACTTCGCGGTGATGAAGCGCACCGGCAGTTTCGACAACGAGTACGACACCGCGTTCTTCACCGTCAGCGACATCGGCCTGCACACCCGCGCCTACAAGGACACGCTGTTCGTGCACACCGCCTCGCTGGCCAGCGGTGCGGCGGCCAAGAGGGTGGATCTGCGGGTCGTCGATGCCAAGGGCGAGACCATCCTCAAGGGCCAGACCGACGCCAACGGCAACGCGCTGCTGAACTACACGCTCGACGCCGGGCACGTGCTGGTGGCCGCCAGCGGCAGCGACACCACGATGCTGCCGTTCAACCAGCCGGCGCTGGACCTGAGTGAATTCGCCGTGGCCGGGCGCCAGAACGCATGGTTCGACGTGTTCGCCTGGTCCGGCCGCGACCTGTACCGCCCCGGCGAGACGGTGCGTGTATCGGCGCTGCTGCGCGACAACGACGGCAAGCCGGTCAAGGCACAGCCGGTGTTCCTGCGCCTGAAGCAGCCCGACGGCAAGGTGTTCCGCGAAACCCGGCTGCAACCGGGCGAGCAGGGGTATTTCGCGTTCGAACAGGCCATTCCCGCCGAGGCGCCCACCGGCCGCTGGCAGGTGGAATTCCGCACCGATCCTGCAAGCAAGGAAGCAGTGCAGGGTATGACCCTGCGCATCGAGGAGTTCCTGCCCGAGCGCATGAAGCTGGACCTGGACAGCGCGCAGAAGACGCTCAAGCCCGGCGAGCCGCTGAAACTGCAGGCCGATGCGGCCTACCTGTACGGCGCGCCGGCCGATGGCAACCGCTTCACCGCGCGGCTGGCGGTGGCGGTGGAGCAGCACCCGGTCGAGGCGATGGCCGGGTGGTTCTTCGGCGACCCCACCGTGGAGTTGCCGCGCGAAGCCAATGACGTCATCGATACCGCCCTGCCCAGGGACGGCAAGCTGCGCCAGGACATCGCCCTGCCCGAGGAAACCGGCAAGGGCACGCCGGTGGCGGTGGTAGTGTCCGGCAGCGTCTACGAAACCGGCGGCCGCACCGTCACTCGCACGCTCAAGCGCGTGTTGTGGCCGGCGCCGGCACTGGTCGCGGTGCGCCCGTTGTTTGACGACAAGGACGGCGCCGATGCCAATGCCAACGCGCGCTTCGAGCTGCTGCGCGTGGATGCCGACGGCACGCCGCAGCCGGCCAAGGGGCTGAAGGTCACGCTGGTACGCGAACTGCGCGACTACCACTGGAGCTTCAACGACAACCGCTGGGACTACGACTTCACCCGCCGCTTCGAGAACAGGGAAACCCGCACCCTCGACGCCGGCGAGACGTCGGTGAAGTTCGATTTCCCGGTGGAGTGGGGCGAGTACCGCGTCGATGTGTTCGACCCGGCCACCGGCCTGACCGTGCGCTACCCGTTCCGTGCCGGCTGGAGCTGGAACGACGACAACCGCGGCCTCGACGCGCGCCCGGACAAGGTCAAGCTGGCGCTGGACAAGACCGGCTACAAGGCCGGCGACACGCTCAAGGTGACGCTGACCCCGCCGCACGCCGGGCGCGGCGTGCTGATGGTCGAGAGCGACAAGATGCTTTACGTGCAGGACATCGAGGCCAAGCCCGGCAGCACCTTCGAGATCCCGGTGACGCAGGACTGGGAGCGGCACGACGTCTACGTCACCGCGCTGGTGTTCCGCGGCGGCAGCGCGCCGAGCAGGATCACCCCCGCACGCGCGGTGGGCGTGGCGCACGTGCCGATGGAGCGCGGCAACCGCCGCGTCGAGGTGGGCCTGGTGGCGCCGAAGCAGATGCGTCCCGAGCAACCGATGGCGGTGACCGTCAGCGTGCCGGAACTGGCCGGCAAGCCGGCGCACGTCACCGTCTCGGCGGTCGATGTCGGCATCCTCAACATCACCCGCTTCCCGGTGCCGGATGCACCCGCGCACTTCTTCGCGCAGCGGCGGCTGGGCGTGGATGCCTACGACATCTACGGCCGCGTCATCGAGAGCTTCGAGGGCAACAGCGGCAAGCTCAAGTTCGGCGGCGACATGGCCTTGCAGGCGCTGCCGCAGGCCAAGCGGCCGACCGCGCGGGTGCAGACCGTGGACCTGTTCTCCGGCCCGGTGAAGCTGGACGCCAAGGGCAATGCCCGCATCGAGCTGCCGGTGCCGGATTTCAACGGCACGCTGCGGGTCTCGGCGCTGGTGTATGCGGACGACCGCTACGGCAACCGCGATGTCGAGACGCTGGTGCGCGCGCCGATCCTGGCCGAGGCCAGCATGCCGCGGGTGATGGCGCCGGGCGACCGCAGCACGGTGACGCTGGACGTGCAGAACTTCACCGGCAAGCCCGGCGAGTTCACGGTGCGCGTTGACGGCGAAGGCCCGCTGGCGATCGGTGAATCCAGCCGCAAGGTGCAACTGGCGGCCGATGCCAAGCAGACCCTGAGCTTCCCGCTCAACGCACAGGAGGGCTACACCGTCGCCAAGGTGCGGGTGCGGGTGGACGGCAACGGCTTCAAGGTCGACCGCCGCTACGACCTGCCGGTGCGCGCGGCATGGCCGCAGGTGCTGCGCGCGCAGACCCGCACGCTCGACCCGCTGGCGCCGGTCACGCTGGACAGCGGTTCCGCCAGCGGGCTGATGGCCGGCTCGGTCAACGCACGCATGCTGGTCAGCGCGTTGCCGCCGATCCCGTTCGCCAGCGCCCTGCAGGGCGCGTTGAATTACCCGTACGGCTGCGCCGAGCAGACCACCAGCAAGGGCTATGCCGCGCTGCTGCTGGACGAAACCACGTCGACGATGCTCGGCGCCGACGGGCTGGACGCCAAGGCCCGCCGCGAACGCATGGAAGGCGCGTTCGGGCGGCTGGCCTCGATGCAGGTGGCCAACGGCAACTTCTCGATGTGGGGCAACGACGACTACGTCAACCCGGCGCTGACCCCGTACATCGCCGAGTTCCTGCTCGATGCGAAGGATGCCGGTTTCGCGGTGCCGGACAGCGTGCTGCAGAAGGCATTGAACAGGATCAGCGAGGACCTGCTCAGCGGCGGCAACCAGTTCTACGGGCAGGAACGCCGCGACGCGCTGAAGTTCGCCAACCAGGCGTATTCGGGCTACGTGCTGGCCCGCGTCAACCGCGCCCCGCTGGGTACGCTGCGCGCGCTGTACGACAACGAGCGCGACAAGGCCGTCACCGGGCTGTCGCTGGTGCATCTGGGCATGGCCTTGTCGTTGCAGGGCGACGGCAAGCGCGGGCAGGCCGCCATCGCCGCCGGTTTCGCCAAGGACGGCAGCGACCGCCCGGCGTATTTCGGCGACTACGGCAGCCGCCTGCGCGATGACGCCCTGATGATCGCGCTGCTGCACGAACGCGGCCTGTCCAAGCCCGCCTACGACGCCCGTGCGGTCGCGTTGGGTCGCGAGCTGGACGCACGCCGCAACAGCGGCTGGCTGTGGCTGAGCACGCAGGAGAAGGTGGCGCTGGCGCGGCTGGGCAAGGCGCTGATGGTCGACCAGAAGAAACTGGTATCCGGTGAACTTGCAGTCGGCAATGGCAGCGAAGCCATCGGCGAGCGCAAGGCGTTCGCGCGCGTGTTCGATGCCGCGCAGCTGGCGCAGGGCGTGCGTTTCACCCCGCAGGGGCAGGCGCCGATGTTCGCCAGCCTGGAAGTGGCCGGCATCCCGCGGCAGGCACCGGCGCCGGACAACAGCGTGATCGGCATCGAGCGCGCCTGGTACACCACCGACGGCAAGCCGTGGACGCCGCGCCCGCTGAAGGAAGGCGAGGCGCTGATCGTGCGGCTGAGCGTCACCGCCAACACCACCATGCCCGACGCACTGCTCACCGACCTGCTGCCGGCCGGGCTGGAGATCGAGAACTTCAACCTCGGCGACGCCAAGCAGTGGGCCGACGTGGTGGTGGACGGTATCCGGATCAGCGATCGCTCCGGTGAAGCCGACGCCCGCCACGAGGAGTTCCGCGACGACCGCTACGTGACCGCACTGAACCTGCGCCGTGGTCGCACCGCGCGGGTGTTCTACCTGGTACGCGCGGTCACCCCCGGCACCTACACCGTGCCGCCGCCGCTGGCCGAGGACATGTACCGCCCCGAGCTGCGCGGCGTGGGGCGCTCCAACCCGAGCACGATCACGGTGGTGCAGCCTTGA
- the yhfP gene encoding putative quinone oxidoreductase YhfP (Evidence 3 : Function proposed based on presence of conserved amino acid motif, structural feature or limited homology) translates to MTATTPFPAFRIHNDDDGYRSGIEQITLDQLGPGEVVVRARWSSVNYKDALAGTGQGKILRRFPLVGGIDVAGEVVASADPAFREGDAVLVTGCGLSETRDGGYSQYVRLEAKWVIPLPAGLSLREAMVLGTAGFTAALALLRMTENRQVPGLGPLAVTGATGGVGSLAVDIFSRAGFEVHAISGKAEAGDYLTTLGASQVLSREALATTRPMESARFGGGLDNVGGPMLTSLLAQTAPYGNVASAGLAASAQLDMTVMPFIIRGVSLLGVASAGTARDVREEVWRHLGDDWKPRHLDTICTREVGLAELPDVFAAMLAGQSFGRTVVRID, encoded by the coding sequence ATGACCGCCACCACGCCCTTTCCCGCCTTCCGCATCCACAACGACGACGACGGCTACCGCAGCGGCATCGAGCAGATCACGCTGGACCAGCTCGGCCCCGGCGAGGTGGTGGTGCGGGCGCGCTGGTCGTCGGTGAACTACAAGGATGCGCTGGCTGGCACCGGCCAGGGCAAGATTCTGCGCCGTTTCCCACTGGTGGGCGGCATCGACGTGGCCGGCGAAGTGGTCGCCTCGGCCGACCCGGCATTCCGCGAGGGCGACGCGGTGCTGGTCACCGGCTGCGGCCTGAGCGAGACCCGCGACGGCGGCTACAGCCAATACGTGCGGCTGGAAGCGAAGTGGGTCATCCCGCTGCCGGCCGGGCTGTCGCTGCGCGAAGCAATGGTACTGGGCACCGCCGGCTTCACCGCGGCGCTGGCGCTGCTGCGCATGACCGAGAATCGGCAGGTACCCGGCCTCGGCCCGCTGGCGGTCACCGGCGCCACCGGCGGGGTCGGCTCGCTGGCGGTGGACATCTTCAGCCGCGCCGGCTTCGAGGTGCATGCGATCAGCGGCAAGGCCGAAGCCGGGGACTATCTGACCACGCTGGGCGCCAGCCAGGTGCTGAGCCGCGAGGCACTGGCCACCACCCGGCCGATGGAGTCGGCGCGCTTCGGCGGCGGCCTGGACAACGTCGGCGGGCCGATGCTGACCAGCCTGCTGGCGCAGACCGCGCCCTACGGCAATGTCGCCTCGGCCGGGCTGGCCGCCAGCGCGCAGCTGGACATGACGGTGATGCCATTCATCATCCGCGGCGTGTCGCTGCTGGGCGTGGCCTCGGCCGGCACCGCACGCGACGTGCGCGAGGAGGTCTGGCGGCACCTGGGTGATGACTGGAAGCCGCGCCACCTGGACACCATCTGCACCCGCGAGGTCGGGCTGGCCGAGCTGCCGGACGTGTTCGCCGCGATGCTGGCCGGGCAGTCGTTCGGCCGCACCGTGGTCAGGATCGACTGA
- the pbpC gene encoding fused transglycosylase; transpeptidase (Evidence 2a : Function of homologous gene experimentally demonstrated in an other organism; PubMedId : 20011400; Product type e : enzyme): protein MTEKADASAFSRSSLLFTRSLPFLRWGTAALLTLLLVLDFAFPPPLPKSRDTSTLVVARDGTPLRAFADAEGVWRYPADADAISPLYLQALLTYEDRWFWRHPGINPWALLRAGKQMLLERRIVSGGSTLTMQVARILDPHTRTPWGKLKQVLRALQLEAHLGKAQILDLYLERAPYGGVIEGVEAASWAYLGKPAARLSHAEAALLAVLPQSPSRLRPDRHPEAAQHARDKVLARMAELGTWSAEEVADARIEPVVTRSLRQPLHAALLAQRLRSQQPRAAQIETTLDSGLQRTLEDRVAAYFSQLPERTSAALLVMDNTTLEARAYVGSVAFGDKRRLGHVDMVQAWRSPGSTLKPFLYGMALDDGLIHSESLLVDAPQSFGGYRPENFDAAFNGPVSAATALRLSLNVPAVDLLDRVGPSRFAARLNNAGIKLRFPHGTQPNLALILGGTGARLEDLVGAFAALNREGIAGRVRYTPDAPMVERRLVSPGAAWVVRDILESNPRPGYGAGTFDTGSRPPVAWKTGTSYGYRDAWAIGGTRRYTVGVWVGRPDGTPLPGQYGAVTALPLMFEVIDSLPRQPGDAAARAMPASVGEVEVCWPLGIAAARTPPAMCQRRMQALVLDEAVPPIFAEREARLWQSGRVRYRVDVRSGLRVSAGCEGHAPLQERELARWPALASPWLSQAQRQAQRLPALAPGCPPDERGNDGVLHVDGLNDRATLARAPGATHGPRLQLRALGSEAAVEWLLDGRWIAQTQGTRGFVRDFDEPGEHVLTALAADGAWTRVRFRVVR, encoded by the coding sequence ATGACGGAAAAAGCGGATGCTTCTGCTTTCTCTCGTTCCTCGCTCCTCTTCACCCGTTCCCTGCCGTTCCTGCGCTGGGGCACGGCAGCGCTGTTGACGCTGCTGCTGGTCCTCGATTTCGCCTTCCCCCCACCGCTGCCGAAATCGCGCGACACCAGCACCCTGGTCGTCGCCCGCGACGGTACCCCGCTGCGCGCCTTCGCCGATGCCGAGGGCGTATGGCGCTACCCGGCCGATGCGGACGCCATTTCCCCGCTGTACCTGCAGGCGCTGCTGACCTATGAAGACCGCTGGTTCTGGCGCCACCCCGGCATCAACCCGTGGGCGCTGTTGCGCGCCGGCAAGCAGATGCTGCTCGAGCGCCGCATCGTCTCCGGCGGTTCCACCCTGACCATGCAGGTGGCGCGCATCCTCGACCCGCACACGCGCACGCCGTGGGGCAAGCTCAAGCAGGTGCTGCGCGCGCTGCAACTGGAAGCGCACCTGGGCAAGGCGCAGATCCTCGACCTGTATCTGGAACGCGCGCCCTACGGCGGGGTCATCGAGGGCGTGGAAGCGGCGAGCTGGGCCTACCTCGGCAAGCCGGCGGCGCGGCTGTCGCACGCCGAAGCCGCGTTGCTGGCGGTGCTGCCGCAATCACCCAGCAGGCTGCGCCCGGACCGCCACCCGGAAGCCGCGCAACACGCGCGCGACAAGGTGTTGGCGCGCATGGCCGAACTCGGCACCTGGTCGGCCGAGGAGGTGGCCGACGCACGCATCGAGCCGGTGGTGACGCGCTCGCTGCGACAACCGCTGCATGCGGCACTGCTGGCGCAGAGGCTGCGCAGCCAACAGCCGCGCGCCGCGCAGATCGAAACCACGCTCGACAGCGGCCTGCAGCGCACGCTGGAGGACCGGGTAGCCGCATATTTCTCGCAACTGCCCGAGCGCACCTCCGCCGCGCTGCTGGTGATGGACAACACCACGCTGGAGGCGCGCGCCTACGTCGGCTCGGTCGCGTTCGGCGATAAGAGGCGGCTGGGCCATGTGGACATGGTGCAGGCGTGGCGCTCGCCGGGGTCCACGCTCAAGCCGTTTCTGTACGGCATGGCGCTGGACGATGGCCTGATCCATTCGGAAAGCCTGCTGGTCGATGCGCCGCAGAGCTTCGGCGGCTACCGCCCGGAAAATTTCGATGCCGCGTTCAATGGCCCAGTGAGCGCGGCCACCGCGTTGCGCTTGTCGCTGAACGTACCGGCGGTGGATCTGCTCGACCGCGTCGGCCCGTCGCGCTTCGCCGCGCGGCTGAACAACGCCGGCATCAAGCTGCGTTTCCCGCATGGCACGCAGCCGAACCTGGCGCTGATCCTCGGTGGCACCGGCGCGCGGCTGGAGGACCTGGTCGGCGCTTTCGCCGCGCTCAACCGCGAGGGCATCGCCGGCCGCGTCCGCTATACCCCGGACGCACCGATGGTCGAACGCCGGCTGGTGTCGCCGGGCGCGGCGTGGGTCGTGCGCGACATCCTCGAGTCGAACCCGCGCCCGGGCTATGGCGCCGGCACTTTCGATACCGGCAGCCGCCCGCCGGTGGCGTGGAAAACCGGCACCAGCTACGGCTACCGCGACGCCTGGGCGATCGGCGGCACCCGCCGCTACACCGTCGGCGTGTGGGTGGGGCGGCCGGACGGCACGCCGCTGCCGGGCCAGTACGGTGCGGTCACCGCATTGCCGCTGATGTTTGAAGTCATCGACAGCCTGCCGCGCCAACCCGGTGACGCCGCTGCGCGCGCGATGCCGGCCAGCGTCGGCGAGGTGGAGGTGTGCTGGCCACTGGGCATCGCCGCCGCGCGGACGCCGCCGGCGATGTGCCAGCGGCGGATGCAGGCGCTGGTGCTGGACGAGGCGGTGCCGCCCATCTTTGCCGAGCGCGAGGCACGGCTGTGGCAATCGGGCCGCGTGCGCTACCGGGTCGATGTGCGTAGCGGCCTGCGCGTATCGGCCGGTTGCGAAGGCCATGCGCCGTTGCAGGAGCGGGAGCTGGCGCGCTGGCCGGCGCTGGCCTCGCCGTGGTTGTCGCAGGCGCAACGGCAGGCGCAGCGCCTGCCGGCGCTGGCGCCGGGGTGCCCACCCGACGAACGCGGCAACGACGGCGTATTGCACGTGGACGGCCTCAATGACCGCGCCACGCTGGCGCGCGCGCCCGGCGCCACGCATGGCCCGCGTCTGCAGTTGCGTGCGCTGGGCAGCGAGGCGGCGGTGGAGTGGCTGCTGGACGGGCGCTGGATTGCACAGACGCAGGGCACGCGTGGCTTCGTGCGCGACTTCGACGAGCCGGGCGAGCATGTGCTCACCGCGCTGGCGGCCGACGGCGCGTGGACGCGGGTGCGCTTCCGCGTGGTGCGCTGA
- the PRXIIC gene encoding Peroxiredoxin-2C — MTIHVGDTIPEVTLKRIREGMETIDTHALFDGRKVVLFAVPGAFTPTCSARHLPGFVEHFEQFRGRGIEVYCMAVNDPFVMQAWAKTQAVPDGLQMLSDGNGDFTRALGLEMDASGSGMGMRCRRFALYAENGTVRAVHVEEPGQFEVSSAEYVLAHLPE; from the coding sequence ATGACCATCCACGTCGGCGACACCATTCCGGAAGTGACCCTCAAGCGCATCCGCGAGGGCATGGAAACCATCGACACGCATGCATTGTTCGACGGCCGCAAGGTGGTGCTGTTCGCCGTGCCCGGCGCGTTCACGCCCACCTGCTCGGCGCGCCACCTGCCCGGCTTCGTCGAGCACTTCGAGCAGTTCCGTGGCCGCGGCATCGAGGTGTACTGCATGGCGGTGAACGACCCGTTCGTGATGCAGGCGTGGGCGAAGACGCAGGCGGTACCCGACGGTTTGCAGATGCTGTCCGACGGCAATGGCGATTTCACCCGCGCGCTGGGGCTGGAAATGGACGCCAGTGGCTCGGGCATGGGTATGCGCTGCCGCCGCTTCGCGCTGTACGCGGAGAACGGCACCGTGCGCGCGGTGCATGTCGAGGAGCCGGGGCAGTTCGAGGTGTCCTCGGCCGAATACGTGTTGGCGCATTTGCCGGAATAA
- the cbpA gene encoding Curved DNA-binding protein — MEFKDYYATLGVEPTAGDAEIKTAYRRLARKYHPDVSKEAGAEEQFKAVNEAYEALRDPAKRQAYDQLRARGYRPGEEFQAPPDFGGGQGFDFEEVFGGGGAGGGFSDFFESLFARQRGGRARSGFDGFGGSAGPQPPRDTRAKLSVPLEAAYAGDSLRINVDGRQLDVRVPKGIRPGQVIRLAGQGSGGGNLMLEVEYAAHPQFEVDGRNILYTLQVTPWQAALGTGISVPTLGGAVELKVPADSDSGRKLRLRGRGLRDAVPE; from the coding sequence ATGGAATTCAAGGATTACTACGCGACGCTGGGCGTCGAACCCACGGCCGGCGACGCCGAGATCAAGACTGCCTACCGGCGGCTGGCGCGCAAGTACCACCCGGACGTGAGCAAGGAAGCCGGCGCCGAGGAACAGTTCAAGGCGGTCAACGAAGCCTACGAGGCGTTGCGCGACCCGGCCAAGCGCCAGGCCTACGACCAGCTGCGCGCGCGCGGCTACCGGCCGGGCGAGGAGTTCCAGGCGCCGCCCGATTTCGGCGGCGGGCAGGGCTTCGATTTCGAGGAGGTGTTCGGCGGTGGTGGCGCCGGCGGCGGTTTCAGCGACTTCTTCGAGAGCCTGTTCGCGCGCCAGCGTGGCGGCCGTGCGCGGAGCGGTTTCGACGGTTTCGGTGGCAGCGCCGGCCCGCAGCCGCCGCGCGACACCCGCGCCAAGCTGTCGGTGCCGCTGGAAGCGGCCTACGCAGGCGACTCACTGCGCATCAATGTCGATGGCCGCCAACTGGACGTGCGCGTGCCCAAGGGCATCCGCCCGGGGCAGGTGATCCGGCTGGCCGGGCAGGGCAGTGGCGGCGGCAACCTGATGCTGGAAGTGGAATACGCCGCGCACCCGCAATTCGAGGTCGATGGCCGCAACATCCTTTACACCCTGCAGGTGACGCCGTGGCAGGCGGCACTGGGCACCGGCATCAGCGTGCCGACCCTGGGCGGGGCGGTCGAACTGAAGGTGCCGGCCGACTCGGACAGCGGCCGCAAGCTGCGCCTGCGCGGCCGCGGCCTTCGTGACGCAGTGCCGGAATGA
- a CDS encoding hypothetical protein (Evidence 5 : No homology to any previously reported sequences), giving the protein MIQYLGSPALRLRGRGLPGKPDGDQIVELEVVAPVATNEAQQKAYRALAKAFGEKV; this is encoded by the coding sequence ATGATCCAGTACCTCGGGTCCCCAGCCTTGCGCCTGCGCGGCCGCGGCCTGCCGGGCAAACCCGATGGCGACCAGATCGTCGAACTGGAGGTCGTCGCGCCGGTGGCGACCAACGAGGCCCAGCAGAAAGCCTACCGCGCGCTGGCCAAGGCTTTCGGCGAGAAGGTGTAG
- the pilH gene encoding Protein PilH, translating into MARILIVDDSPSQLLGIQRIVEKLGHETFTATDGAAGVEAAKAVLPDLVLMDVVMPNLNGFQATRTLKREASTTHIPVVLVTTKDQDTDRLWGMRQGAKAYITKPFSEDDLSEVIARVFEGGEPPAA; encoded by the coding sequence ATGGCACGCATCCTGATCGTCGATGATTCGCCATCGCAACTGCTGGGCATCCAGCGCATCGTCGAAAAACTGGGGCATGAAACCTTCACCGCCACCGATGGCGCGGCCGGCGTGGAGGCCGCCAAGGCGGTGCTGCCCGACCTGGTGCTGATGGACGTGGTGATGCCCAACCTCAACGGTTTCCAGGCCACGCGCACGCTCAAGCGCGAGGCCAGTACCACCCACATCCCGGTGGTGCTGGTGACCACCAAGGACCAGGACACCGACCGCCTGTGGGGCATGCGCCAGGGGGCCAAGGCCTACATCACCAAACCGTTCTCCGAGGACGACCTGTCCGAGGTGATCGCGCGGGTGTTCGAGGGCGGCGAACCGCCTGCCGCCTGA